The Lysobacter gummosus sequence GCCTGGATCACAGGCGAAGGCGCGACCGCGTCACAAAGGCGCGCGCCGCCGCCGCGGGCGTTCGCGGAAACCACCGCCCGGCGGACATTTCGCGGCGGATCGGCAAGCGCGGCGCCGCGCCCTCTGCGCGGTGCGTCGAGGACTCCAGGCCAACCGGGAAGTGGCGTCCCGCGCCTCGGGCGCGCCGGCCCGGAGGGATACCCGGCCGCGCGCCCCGCCCGCGCTCAGGATTCCTCGACGTCCGCGTGCATTTGTTGTGCAAACACCAGCCGGTGCCCGTCGGGCGTCTGCACGATCATCTCGCGCATGCCCCAGGGCTGGTCCTGCGGCGGCGCGAGCGAGCTCAGGCCTCGCGCGCGGGCCTCTTCGAACAGGGCGTCGATCGCATCGACCAGGACCACGCCGAAATAGTTGTGATCGCCGGTCTCATGCGGCGCCAGCGCGTCGGGACAACTGCCCAGGCGCAGATCGCAGGCGCCGCGGCGCACGAACACCCACCCCTGCGGCTCCAGCCAGCGCTCGAAGCCGAACATGGTCTGCCACCACCGCGCCGTCGCTTCCGCGTCGGGAACGGCCAGAACGTAGGCGCAGTGCAGCGGTTGGGCGAGGTTGGCCATGGGATGGCTCCGGGGCGGCGGGAACTCACTCTAGACCACCGCACATTCGCCGGAGGTCACGACCGCGGAGGGGGCAGACTCGCGGCCCCGAGCTGGGTATACTGCCTGCCCGCTGCCGGAGTGGCGGAATCGGTAGACGCAGCGGACTCAAAATCCGCCGCCCTTAAAAGCGTGTGGGTTCGAGTCCCACCTCCGGCACCAAAAAAAAGGCCCGCGAGCGATCGCGGGCTTTTTTGTGCTTGTTCGGGGCTGCGCCCGGGCTTTGCTGCCGGCCAGAGGCTCCGCGACGGCCGACCTCTCCGCGCTCGCCTGCTCGCGCGGATATCGTTCACTTGGAAGCGCCTTCCCCGCTGACAGCGGAATATCCGCCAACCGGTACTAACCGACATGCCGACCGCACCGGAAACCGGGCCGGGGGTCACAGCATGGTTCGATTGAAATAGGTCGCCCGCTCGAACTCGTCGATGTTCACCGCAATGCGCGGAAGCTGCGGAAACATCCCGGCCAGCTCGCCGACGATGGCCTTCGCCAAGGCAGCGCGTTGCTCGACACTGCGCCCCTGCATGATCCAGGCGAAGGTGTGGATGAAATC is a genomic window containing:
- a CDS encoding 5-carboxymethyl-2-hydroxymuconate Delta-isomerase, with product MPHFVVDCSQGILQIHDEESIIARLHRVVSSTGLFEESDIKVRLHPFRTYAVGGGREDFIHTFAWIMQGRSVEQRAALAKAIVGELAGMFPQLPRIAVNIDEFERATYFNRTML
- a CDS encoding bleomycin resistance family protein — encoded protein: MANLAQPLHCAYVLAVPDAEATARWWQTMFGFERWLEPQGWVFVRRGACDLRLGSCPDALAPHETGDHNYFGVVLVDAIDALFEEARARGLSSLAPPQDQPWGMREMIVQTPDGHRLVFAQQMHADVEES